The proteins below are encoded in one region of Fibrella aestuarina BUZ 2:
- a CDS encoding bifunctional ADP-dependent NAD(P)H-hydrate dehydratase/NAD(P)H-hydrate epimerase, whose translation MKILDVEQIRQLDKYTIANEPIAPIQLMERASQAFVDWFRMRFDALTPVKIFCGLGNNGGDGLAIARLLIQANYIVEVFVVRHAPRESDDFAHNHRRLKLLINPHYIEKPGDMPTLRQKDVVIDAILGSGISRPVEGIVKVVVEAINRAPAQVVAVDIASGLYANQPNQPGEVAVQPDYTVTFELPKLALLLPGNARWVGEWHMVDIGLHQRFIDQAPTPFYYTTDDEARLLLRRRDKFSHKGTFGHALLLVGSYGKMGAAVLAARACLRSGVGLLTVQVPHCGYEVLQTAVPEAMCRPDVNERVLTGPSEVDGPALADYSALGLGPGIGKAPETVRFLREVMTAFNRPMVIDADALNLIAEHRDLMGLLPENSILTPHPKEFERLTQRWQNDYDKLELLRDFAQRKQVIVVLKGAYTAVALPNGEVHFNSTGNPGMSTGGTGDVLTGVLTALLAQGYDPIEAAVLGVFAHGQAGDVAARERGQIGLTASDVVDGLRWD comes from the coding sequence ATGAAGATTTTGGACGTTGAGCAGATTCGCCAACTTGATAAATATACCATTGCCAATGAACCGATAGCCCCGATTCAGCTCATGGAGCGGGCCTCGCAAGCCTTCGTCGACTGGTTCAGGATGCGCTTCGATGCGCTGACGCCCGTGAAGATTTTTTGTGGGCTGGGCAACAACGGCGGCGACGGTCTGGCGATTGCGCGGTTACTCATTCAAGCCAATTACATTGTTGAAGTGTTTGTGGTGCGCCACGCGCCCCGCGAGTCCGACGACTTTGCCCACAACCACCGGCGGCTGAAGCTGCTGATCAACCCCCACTACATTGAAAAGCCGGGCGACATGCCCACGCTGCGCCAGAAAGACGTAGTGATCGATGCGATCCTGGGGTCGGGAATCTCGCGGCCGGTCGAGGGGATTGTCAAAGTAGTCGTCGAAGCGATCAACCGGGCACCAGCACAGGTCGTAGCGGTTGATATTGCCAGCGGGCTGTATGCCAACCAGCCCAACCAACCCGGTGAGGTGGCCGTTCAGCCCGACTATACGGTGACGTTTGAACTGCCTAAACTGGCGCTGCTGCTGCCCGGCAATGCCCGGTGGGTAGGCGAGTGGCACATGGTGGATATTGGCCTGCATCAGCGCTTTATCGATCAGGCACCCACGCCTTTTTACTACACGACCGACGACGAGGCACGCCTGCTGCTCCGGCGGCGCGACAAGTTTTCGCATAAAGGCACGTTTGGTCATGCGTTGCTGCTGGTCGGCAGCTACGGCAAAATGGGCGCGGCGGTGCTGGCGGCGCGCGCCTGCCTGCGGTCGGGTGTGGGCCTGCTGACTGTGCAGGTGCCGCACTGTGGCTATGAGGTACTGCAAACGGCCGTGCCGGAGGCCATGTGCCGCCCCGATGTGAACGAGCGCGTGCTGACAGGCCCGAGTGAAGTCGACGGACCGGCGCTGGCCGATTACTCGGCACTTGGGCTGGGGCCGGGCATTGGCAAAGCCCCTGAGACGGTGCGGTTTCTGCGCGAAGTGATGACCGCTTTTAACCGCCCGATGGTGATTGATGCCGACGCGCTGAACCTGATTGCCGAGCACCGCGACCTGATGGGGTTGCTGCCCGAAAACAGTATTCTGACGCCTCACCCAAAGGAATTTGAGCGACTGACGCAGCGGTGGCAGAACGATTACGACAAACTCGAATTGCTGCGTGATTTTGCTCAGCGTAAGCAGGTGATCGTGGTGCTGAAAGGAGCATACACGGCCGTGGCCTTACCGAATGGCGAAGTGCATTTCAACTCAACCGGCAACCCCGGCATGAGCACGGGCGGCACCGGCGATGTGCTGACGGGTGTGCTAACGGCCCTGCTTGCGCAAGGCTATGACCCTATCGAGGCAGCGGTGTTGGGTGTGTTTGCGCATGGGCAGGCGGGCGATGTAGCCGCCCGTGAACGCGGGCAGATTGGCCTTACGGCCTCCGATGTGGTTGATGGATTGCGGTGGGACTAG
- the rplS gene encoding 50S ribosomal protein L19, whose product MSDLIKLVEADNAQRRADLPVFRAGDTVNVHVKIREGNKERIQVFTGTVIQRRNPNTNGETFTVRKISNGVGVERIFPVLSPNVDKIEVVRLGKVRRARLFYLRGRQGKAARVKERIVKKAVAA is encoded by the coding sequence ATGAGTGATCTGATAAAATTAGTGGAAGCCGACAACGCCCAACGGCGGGCCGATCTTCCCGTGTTCCGCGCCGGTGATACGGTAAATGTTCACGTAAAAATCCGCGAAGGTAACAAAGAGCGTATCCAGGTTTTCACGGGTACTGTTATCCAGCGCCGCAACCCGAACACCAACGGCGAAACCTTCACGGTTCGCAAAATTTCAAACGGTGTTGGTGTTGAGCGTATCTTCCCTGTGCTGTCGCCGAACGTCGATAAAATCGAAGTCGTGCGCCTCGGTAAAGTACGCCGTGCCCGCCTGTTCTACCTCCGTGGTCGTCAGGGTAAAGCTGCTCGTGTTAAGGAGCGCATCGTAAAGAAAGCCGTAGCCGCATAA
- a CDS encoding translocation/assembly module TamB domain-containing protein codes for MQSFIKILLKTLLLLVLALATLWVLLQLPPVQTMVVQRAAKWATEKLGMDVSIGRASIKWFDTLTLEEVQVRDYEHRPMIRIGRLEVDYNLQNLLDSSAHNLHLDEAVLYRPDVQLVYNPKTGDLNLDEFIAAIERLTSDPKAPPSDVHTPFTIGRVTLVDGQFSLDDPNEPRMKNPADFDYNHFRLTGIQGKARNFLVLGDTIAIETQGLQTVDKRSGLRVKKLDTRFLYSAKKMEFANLYLAVNNSVIRNYVSFLYNRAGDMGDFNEKVAIRAQFKNSVVQSADLGAFSEYVRSLNETWRLTGSLRGRVVDLALVDTDLRFGAGGRSRLVGDLAFVGLPETDKNLRVNLRIRPSLITMADIRQYYPDPAFNQTMGKLGTVAFNTNFAGTFSDFTMKGQFSTALGRVGGDLKLKLADDPNQTTYAADLVADNFQVGQLIDQPGTIQAVTGRGRLVGHGTDLSRAAADVDGQFARLGFGGYDYKNVVVQGNLQKAYFDGHVALRDPNAKLDLDGEFDLRGPRNRFDVRGTLQEANLRALGFTRDSLAVSTYVRAELEGNTIDQLTGTANFRNATLTLNRRNLIIDSLSVSSTIEGAENRYLNINSDFLTARLQGNYAPQRTIADLQTLVDEYRLYFTGDAEGRQAYYAQKQQRSSRTNPAPYHIDYLTSVRDARPLLAFLGLPAYLAPGTKLVGRYNADNTQFITANLTTDSLYYGGYGFGVTDLDLNTSKFTNSEAVLASAILNSERQKLGGLLPTQGLAVEASWDVDHITFTSSVRQTGTTNQADLNGELAFKGDAIDLTFRQSKLKLLDTDWTLNSESLVRMVGNEFTLRNVTVSNQNQFVTASGKVSADSAQRLLLQARDFQLSSLNPVLNTKLGGLLNGTVTLRDLYRAAIVESQFNVSGLAYENSIIGNVLGQGAYDPAQERVNIDVRLIRDRIDVLALTGTYTPQLKTNSLNLRALLNNTELRLVEPFTKGLFSNFAGTIAGQVDIKGTPNAPLLSGAIDVQRGHATFDYLKADLFFDNKIYFGENEIITRRMTIRDADGNTAILRGGVYHDNFKYFQLDFSADLQRFKILNTTAKDNDVFYGQGIVTGNAKIFGPLNNLTINADVRSDKGTRIYIPLDGAATVGEQDYIQFVSRRARTDTVKTAPTSAVDVSGIKMDFKFDITPDAYCEVQFDKQAGDIIRMNGEGRIAMRIDTKGDFTMTGTYGITQGDYTFTFQNLINKKFLIRPNSRLTWTGDPYGAMLDLTAAYTQSTALGALLPVTNSNDVSTNSPDRTRRYPVDLLIRLTGLLTKPDISFDLNVKEYPASSTFRQAVTAFENRLQSNEQELNRQVSSLLLFNQLIPEGSNLFNSDGIGNALGEIVSNRLSQLFSNVDEKLDVGVSLGNINSLLGTPTGSQQADNLLNNLQLRFSYRLLNDRLRVSRDGGFTYGQSQASAASLLGEWTIEYLISPDGRLRAKVYNRNQQSALVPIINTATLTPSGGVSLLYTRSFNHLLGARSPKPGIAPAEPEQPAPPTTGTQPLATPPSSASMDLSGNQ; via the coding sequence ATGCAGTCGTTCATTAAGATACTCCTGAAAACGCTGTTGCTGCTGGTGCTGGCATTGGCGACGCTATGGGTATTGTTGCAGTTGCCGCCGGTACAGACGATGGTGGTGCAACGTGCGGCCAAATGGGCCACCGAGAAGCTGGGTATGGACGTGAGCATCGGGCGGGCGTCGATCAAGTGGTTTGATACGCTGACGCTCGAAGAGGTACAGGTACGTGATTACGAACACCGGCCCATGATCCGAATCGGGCGGCTCGAAGTTGACTATAACCTGCAAAACCTGCTCGATTCATCGGCGCACAACCTACACCTCGACGAGGCCGTACTCTACCGGCCCGACGTGCAACTGGTGTATAACCCGAAGACGGGTGACCTGAATCTCGACGAATTTATTGCGGCTATCGAGCGGTTGACGTCGGACCCCAAAGCGCCTCCGAGTGATGTCCACACGCCCTTTACCATCGGGCGGGTTACGCTGGTTGATGGGCAGTTTTCGCTCGACGATCCGAATGAGCCACGCATGAAGAACCCCGCCGATTTTGACTACAATCATTTTCGACTAACGGGGATTCAGGGAAAAGCGCGCAATTTTCTGGTGCTGGGCGATACCATTGCCATCGAAACGCAGGGGCTTCAGACGGTCGACAAACGGTCGGGGTTGCGGGTGAAAAAGCTGGATACGCGCTTTCTGTATTCGGCCAAGAAAATGGAATTCGCCAACCTGTATCTGGCGGTCAACAATTCGGTGATTCGCAACTACGTCTCTTTCCTATATAATAGGGCGGGCGATATGGGCGATTTCAACGAGAAAGTGGCCATCCGGGCGCAGTTCAAAAATAGCGTCGTGCAATCGGCCGATCTGGGTGCTTTTTCGGAGTATGTGCGTAGCCTGAACGAAACCTGGCGACTGACGGGTAGCCTGCGCGGGCGGGTAGTCGATCTGGCGCTGGTCGATACCGACCTGCGGTTTGGCGCGGGTGGCCGGAGCCGGCTGGTGGGGGATCTGGCGTTTGTGGGGCTGCCCGAAACCGACAAGAATCTGCGCGTCAATCTGCGCATTCGGCCGTCGCTGATTACAATGGCCGACATTCGGCAGTATTACCCCGACCCGGCGTTTAACCAGACGATGGGCAAGCTGGGGACGGTGGCCTTCAACACCAATTTCGCCGGTACGTTCAGCGATTTTACCATGAAGGGGCAGTTTAGTACGGCGCTGGGGCGGGTAGGGGGAGACCTGAAACTCAAACTGGCCGACGACCCCAACCAAACGACTTACGCTGCCGACCTGGTCGCCGATAATTTTCAGGTTGGCCAGTTGATTGATCAACCCGGGACCATACAGGCTGTAACGGGCCGGGGAAGACTGGTGGGCCACGGCACCGACCTGAGCCGGGCGGCCGCCGACGTCGACGGGCAGTTTGCCCGGTTGGGATTTGGCGGTTACGACTATAAAAATGTGGTGGTGCAGGGGAACTTGCAAAAGGCTTATTTCGACGGCCACGTGGCGTTGCGCGATCCGAATGCGAAGCTGGACCTCGACGGCGAGTTTGACCTGCGGGGCCCGAGAAACCGGTTCGATGTGCGGGGTACGTTGCAGGAAGCGAACCTGCGAGCCCTGGGCTTCACGCGTGATTCATTGGCGGTCAGTACCTATGTTCGGGCTGAGCTGGAAGGCAACACCATTGACCAACTGACCGGAACCGCCAACTTTCGGAACGCCACCCTAACGCTGAACCGCCGGAATCTGATTATCGATTCGTTGTCGGTCAGTTCGACCATCGAAGGGGCTGAAAATCGCTACCTGAACATCAATTCGGATTTTCTGACGGCCCGGTTGCAGGGTAACTACGCGCCCCAACGCACGATCGCCGATCTGCAAACGCTAGTCGACGAATACCGGCTTTATTTTACGGGCGATGCTGAAGGGCGTCAGGCGTATTACGCACAGAAGCAGCAGCGCTCATCGCGAACCAATCCGGCTCCGTATCATATCGATTACCTAACGTCTGTGCGGGATGCCCGCCCGTTGCTGGCCTTCCTGGGGTTGCCGGCGTATCTGGCGCCCGGCACCAAGCTGGTAGGGCGTTATAATGCCGACAATACGCAGTTTATCACGGCTAATCTGACGACGGATTCGCTGTATTACGGCGGCTACGGGTTTGGTGTAACGGACCTTGACCTCAACACGTCGAAGTTTACGAATAGCGAAGCCGTGCTGGCATCGGCCATCCTGAATTCGGAGCGCCAAAAGCTGGGTGGCCTGTTGCCCACCCAGGGGCTGGCTGTGGAAGCGTCGTGGGATGTCGACCATATTACCTTTACCAGTAGCGTACGGCAAACGGGCACAACCAATCAGGCCGATCTGAACGGGGAACTGGCGTTCAAAGGCGATGCCATTGACCTCACGTTCCGGCAGTCGAAACTGAAACTGCTGGATACTGACTGGACGCTGAACTCGGAAAGTCTGGTGCGGATGGTCGGTAATGAGTTTACGCTTCGGAACGTGACGGTATCGAACCAGAATCAGTTTGTGACGGCGTCGGGCAAAGTGTCGGCTGATTCGGCGCAACGGCTGCTGTTGCAGGCGCGTGATTTTCAGTTGAGCTCGCTCAATCCGGTGCTGAACACAAAACTCGGGGGGCTGCTCAACGGGACCGTCACGCTGCGTGATTTGTACCGTGCTGCCATTGTCGAGAGTCAGTTTAACGTGTCGGGATTGGCTTATGAAAATTCGATTATCGGTAATGTGCTGGGGCAGGGGGCCTACGATCCGGCGCAGGAACGGGTGAACATAGACGTGCGCCTGATTCGTGACCGCATCGACGTGCTGGCGCTCACAGGTACGTATACCCCGCAGCTGAAAACCAATTCGCTCAACTTAAGAGCGTTATTGAACAATACGGAACTGCGGCTGGTGGAGCCGTTTACCAAAGGGCTGTTCTCCAATTTTGCCGGCACCATAGCAGGTCAGGTCGATATCAAGGGAACGCCCAATGCCCCACTGCTGAGTGGTGCCATCGACGTGCAGCGCGGGCATGCTACGTTCGACTACCTGAAGGCTGATCTGTTTTTCGACAATAAAATCTATTTCGGCGAAAACGAGATCATCACGCGCCGCATGACGATCCGCGACGCCGACGGAAACACGGCGATTTTGCGGGGGGGCGTTTACCACGATAACTTCAAGTATTTCCAACTCGACTTTTCGGCTGATCTACAGCGGTTTAAAATACTGAACACGACCGCCAAAGATAACGACGTATTCTATGGGCAAGGGATCGTAACGGGTAACGCCAAAATATTCGGGCCGCTCAACAACCTGACGATCAATGCCGATGTACGAAGCGACAAGGGCACCCGTATTTATATTCCACTCGATGGCGCCGCGACCGTAGGGGAGCAGGATTACATTCAGTTCGTCAGCCGCCGCGCGCGTACCGACACGGTCAAAACGGCTCCCACGTCGGCAGTCGATGTGTCGGGGATCAAGATGGATTTTAAGTTCGATATTACGCCCGATGCGTATTGCGAAGTGCAGTTCGATAAGCAGGCGGGCGATATTATCCGCATGAACGGTGAAGGGCGGATTGCCATGCGGATCGACACGAAAGGCGATTTCACGATGACAGGTACGTATGGGATCACGCAAGGGGATTACACCTTCACGTTCCAGAACCTGATCAACAAAAAATTCCTGATTCGACCCAATAGCCGCCTCACCTGGACCGGCGACCCCTACGGCGCGATGCTTGACCTGACGGCGGCCTATACGCAATCAACGGCGTTAGGGGCTCTGTTGCCAGTTACTAACAGTAACGACGTATCGACCAACTCACCGGATCGGACGCGGCGTTATCCCGTTGACCTGCTGATCCGGCTGACAGGGTTGCTGACTAAGCCCGACATCAGCTTCGATTTGAACGTGAAAGAATACCCGGCCTCGTCGACGTTCCGGCAGGCGGTGACCGCGTTTGAAAACCGACTTCAGAGTAATGAACAGGAATTGAACCGGCAAGTCAGTAGCCTCCTGCTGTTCAACCAGTTGATCCCCGAAGGGTCAAATCTGTTCAACTCCGACGGGATTGGGAATGCCCTGGGCGAGATTGTCTCGAACCGGCTGAGCCAGTTGTTCTCCAATGTGGATGAAAAGTTGGACGTAGGTGTTTCGCTGGGTAACATCAACTCGCTGCTCGGTACCCCAACCGGCTCACAGCAGGCGGATAACCTGCTCAATAACCTGCAATTGCGCTTCTCGTACCGGCTCCTCAACGACCGGTTGCGCGTCAGCCGCGATGGCGGCTTTACCTATGGACAAAGCCAAGCAAGCGCTGCCAGCTTATTAGGTGAGTGGACCATCGAATACCTGATTTCGCCGGACGGCCGCCTGCGGGCCAAGGTCTATAACCGGAACCAGCAAAGTGCGCTGGTTCCGATTATCAACACCGCTACCTTGACGCCGAGTGGTGGGGTTAGCCTGCTGTATACCCGGTCGTTCAACCACCTGCTGGGTGCCCGTTCGCCCAAGCCCGGCATCGCGCCAGCCGAACCTGAACAGCCTGCGCCGCCCACCACGGGCACACAGCCGTTGGCTACGCCGCCATCGTCGGCCTCCATGGATCTGTCGGGCAATCAGTAA
- a CDS encoding FeoA family protein — MSNRTVADLKPGERARIKSFSDQWASIKLLEMGCLPGEEVCLHCKAPLGDPICLNVSGYCLSMRRAEAATIVVE; from the coding sequence ATGAGTAATCGAACGGTAGCAGATCTGAAACCCGGCGAACGCGCCCGGATCAAATCGTTTAGCGATCAGTGGGCGTCGATTAAACTGCTCGAAATGGGCTGTTTACCGGGTGAAGAGGTTTGCCTGCATTGCAAGGCCCCCCTCGGCGACCCCATTTGCCTGAACGTGTCGGGCTACTGCCTGTCGATGCGCCGGGCCGAAGCCGCCACCATTGTTGTTGAGTAG
- the dapF gene encoding diaminopimelate epimerase: MTFYKYQGTGNDFVLIDDRAQTFPAHDQALIAHLCHRRFGIGADGLILLQNHPDYDFRMVYFNADGAEGSMCGNGGRCIVRFAHDLGLFERTTRFLAVDGEHTAEVRNELVHLHMSDVAGMDVQPGHTFLNTGSPHVVQFIDDVDEYDVVAEGRAIRYSAAFAPGGTNVNFTQLADGGRSLSVRTYERGVEDETYSCGTGVTAAALAAYRHHGLPSPVAIRVVGGALQVSFSPQPDGRFTDIYLIGPAQRVFTGELTV, encoded by the coding sequence ATGACTTTCTACAAATACCAGGGAACCGGCAACGATTTTGTGCTGATCGACGATCGGGCGCAGACCTTTCCGGCTCATGATCAGGCGTTGATTGCTCACCTGTGCCATCGGCGGTTTGGCATTGGCGCCGATGGGCTCATCCTGCTGCAAAACCACCCCGACTATGACTTCCGGATGGTGTATTTCAATGCGGATGGTGCCGAAGGCAGCATGTGTGGCAATGGCGGTCGTTGCATCGTGCGGTTTGCACATGATTTGGGCCTCTTTGAGCGCACAACCCGCTTTCTGGCCGTCGATGGCGAGCACACCGCCGAGGTCCGCAACGAGCTGGTTCACCTGCACATGAGCGACGTAGCCGGCATGGACGTTCAGCCCGGCCACACGTTTCTGAATACGGGGTCGCCCCACGTGGTTCAATTTATCGATGACGTCGACGAATACGATGTAGTAGCCGAGGGGCGGGCCATTCGGTACAGCGCGGCCTTTGCACCGGGTGGTACCAACGTCAATTTTACGCAACTGGCCGATGGCGGCCGAAGCCTGTCGGTACGTACCTATGAGCGGGGCGTGGAAGATGAAACCTATTCGTGTGGCACGGGCGTAACGGCGGCGGCACTGGCCGCCTATCGGCACCACGGCCTGCCAAGCCCGGTGGCCATCCGGGTGGTGGGCGGCGCCTTGCAGGTGTCGTTCAGTCCGCAGCCAGACGGGCGTTTTACCGACATCTATTTGATCGGGCCGGCCCAACGAGTCTTCACGGGCGAGCTAACAGTTTAG
- the feoB gene encoding ferrous iron transport protein B → MKTSPVLALVGNPNAGKSSLFNQLTGLRQKTGNFPGVTMDKKSGVMSLTPQLDATVVDLPGVYSIYPKSLDEQIVTDILANPTHPDYPDVAVVVLDASNLRRNLLLFTQIMDLRVPTVLALNMLDVARQQQQEVNAVRLSMRLGIPVVRINARTGEGLELLRKAILQQLDEPVIAESLFFDPETDPVLAEGITSNVPDPVMPGSTLESLTRPDLIQAAPNLLDTDTDLPNQAGPGQTQVDPTKADQTWPSQARPGLIAETKQQYNLSNNYLALQYIIQHDGFTFLTKQQREGLDRLISKYEFSEPAFQVRETIRRYELIAGIITDAVTDSRPANQPTWSQRLDRVLLHPIWGYAIFGFILLLIFQVIFAWATPFMDAIDEGVAWLNGTLKDSLPAGPLTDLLTDGVLAGIGGILVFIPQIAFLFLLVSLLEESGYMSRVMVLMDRIMRKFGLNGRSVVPLISGVACAVPAIMATRAIGSRRDRLITILVTPLMSCSARLPIYTILIALVVPDRRVLGLFNLQGLALMSLYLLGLLSALAAAWVFKLVLKTKERSLFVMELPTFKAPRWNHVGLTVWESVRSFVFEAGRVILAISIILWVLASYGPGNSMDDAEARIRQQQQGQPEEQVANAVAAQRLEASYAGHFGHFIEPAIKPLGYDWKIGVALLASFAAREVFVGTMSTIYSLGAGDTGDDTTIRQRLKAERNADTGGPMYTPAVAWSLLVFYVFAMMCMSTIATTYRETKGWTWPLVQLGYMSVLAYVSAWATYLLLR, encoded by the coding sequence TTGAAAACGTCGCCCGTCCTGGCGTTAGTAGGTAATCCCAACGCCGGAAAATCGTCTCTTTTTAATCAGCTCACGGGCCTCCGTCAGAAAACCGGGAATTTCCCCGGTGTAACGATGGACAAAAAGTCGGGCGTCATGTCGTTGACGCCCCAGCTCGACGCCACCGTCGTTGACTTACCCGGCGTTTATTCCATCTACCCCAAGTCGCTCGACGAGCAGATTGTCACCGACATTCTGGCGAATCCCACCCACCCCGACTATCCGGATGTGGCGGTCGTTGTGCTTGACGCGTCTAACCTACGCCGAAATTTATTGCTCTTCACGCAGATCATGGACCTGCGCGTGCCTACGGTGTTGGCTCTGAACATGCTCGACGTAGCCCGTCAGCAACAGCAGGAGGTCAACGCGGTACGGTTGTCCATGCGACTGGGCATCCCCGTTGTGCGGATCAACGCCCGGACGGGTGAAGGCCTCGAGTTGCTTCGTAAAGCCATTTTGCAGCAGCTTGATGAGCCGGTCATTGCCGAATCGCTCTTCTTCGACCCCGAAACCGACCCCGTATTGGCCGAAGGCATTACCAGCAACGTACCTGATCCAGTTATGCCGGGTTCCACGCTGGAAAGCCTGACCCGCCCCGACCTGATTCAAGCAGCACCTAACCTGCTGGACACTGACACGGACCTACCCAACCAGGCAGGCCCCGGCCAAACGCAGGTAGATCCAACAAAGGCCGACCAAACGTGGCCCAGCCAAGCGCGGCCCGGCCTCATCGCTGAGACCAAGCAGCAGTACAACCTGAGCAACAATTACCTCGCGCTGCAATACATTATCCAGCACGATGGGTTTACGTTCCTAACCAAACAGCAACGCGAAGGGCTCGACCGCCTCATCAGCAAATACGAATTCAGCGAACCGGCTTTTCAGGTTCGTGAAACCATCCGCCGCTACGAACTCATCGCGGGCATCATCACCGATGCCGTCACCGATAGCCGCCCGGCGAATCAACCCACCTGGAGCCAACGGCTCGACCGGGTTTTGCTGCATCCCATCTGGGGCTACGCCATTTTCGGGTTTATTTTACTGCTGATTTTCCAGGTCATTTTTGCCTGGGCCACGCCATTCATGGATGCCATCGACGAAGGCGTTGCCTGGCTGAATGGCACCCTCAAAGACAGCCTGCCGGCGGGCCCGCTCACCGATCTGCTGACGGATGGCGTATTGGCGGGCATCGGGGGCATTCTGGTGTTTATCCCGCAAATCGCTTTTCTGTTCCTGCTCGTCTCGCTGCTCGAAGAATCGGGCTATATGTCGCGGGTCATGGTTCTGATGGACCGCATCATGCGGAAATTCGGGCTGAACGGCCGGTCGGTCGTGCCGCTCATTTCGGGCGTTGCCTGCGCCGTACCGGCCATCATGGCCACGCGCGCCATCGGTTCCCGCCGCGATCGGCTCATTACTATTCTGGTTACGCCGCTCATGAGTTGCTCGGCACGTCTACCCATTTACACCATCCTGATCGCGCTCGTCGTGCCCGACAGACGGGTGTTGGGCTTGTTCAACCTACAGGGGCTGGCCCTGATGAGTCTATATCTGCTGGGGCTATTATCGGCACTGGCGGCGGCCTGGGTCTTTAAACTCGTGCTGAAAACAAAGGAACGCAGCCTGTTTGTGATGGAACTGCCCACCTTCAAAGCCCCACGCTGGAATCACGTCGGGCTGACGGTCTGGGAAAGCGTACGGTCGTTTGTGTTTGAAGCAGGTCGGGTTATCCTGGCCATTTCGATTATCCTGTGGGTGCTGGCGAGCTACGGCCCTGGCAACAGTATGGACGACGCCGAAGCCCGGATTCGTCAGCAACAACAAGGCCAGCCCGAGGAGCAGGTTGCCAACGCCGTTGCCGCTCAACGACTGGAAGCTTCGTATGCGGGTCATTTCGGGCACTTCATCGAACCAGCTATCAAACCGCTGGGCTACGACTGGAAAATCGGCGTGGCCTTGCTGGCTTCGTTTGCCGCCCGTGAGGTGTTTGTTGGCACCATGTCGACAATCTACAGCCTGGGTGCTGGCGATACCGGCGATGACACCACCATTCGGCAGCGCCTAAAAGCCGAACGGAACGCCGATACAGGTGGGCCCATGTATACGCCCGCCGTAGCGTGGTCGCTGCTGGTTTTCTACGTCTTCGCTATGATGTGCATGAGCACCATCGCCACCACCTACCGCGAAACTAAAGGCTGGACATGGCCCCTCGTGCAGCTAGGCTACATGAGCGTGCTGGCTTACGTATCGGCCTGGGCAACGTACCTGTTGCTTCGATAA